Within Saccharomycodes ludwigii strain NBRC 1722 chromosome IV, whole genome shotgun sequence, the genomic segment ATTTGGGAAATTTGATATGTATGaggaaaaaatacaaaaagttgttaaacaaattttaaaagctGTGAGTAAAATCCCGCTCAAAAATAGAATATGGGGAATTTTACCTTGGTCGATTTTAATTGCTGGATGCTTTACTgttgatgataatgataaacaGGAAATTCTTAAGTGCCTAGAATATTGTGGTGATGTTATACATTCATCtaattttacaaataatagattttttttccagaAAATTTGGGCTATTCCTAACGGAGAAGGTTGGAAAATTTTGCTTGACAGGAAAGAATTGACCAAGGTAATGACTTgaagacttttttttttttttttttttggtatatatttggtaaaatttttacgattagaaatattttcaatgttTTCAAGTTaataagataaaataaaataatatatatatatatatatattgatacTCCTAAATATCATACTTTACATATTTGAGCTATTATCATTCAcggtttatttttgttcttaTGTTCAACAGaaataactaaaaaaaatattcatatctttattctctttttccattataaggaacaattaaataattatattactaatttaataatgcaATTTGTTTATCTTAGTAGGGCTTTCTAATGCAATAGCTACATGTAAGTCTTCGATCAAACTATCTATAGCTTTAAAATTCAAGTCGTTATTCGCAAATTCCTGATGCTTTTCCGTTTTAATATGTTCACTTAATCTCTCGTATTTAACACGACAATTCTCACAATATCCTCCACCTAATTTCTTATCTTTAATAGCTTGTGGTTGTGGTTGTGCTGGTGTACGAATTTTTGTCACTGTAGAAGTGTTATTCTTAATTCCATGCTTAAGTGAAGAATCATTGAtggtaaatattttatttattttagtgCTGTTAAATTTCGATGTGTTGTTATGGTTAATTGTGCTTGAGGCACCCCCAGTTCTGCCGCTATTAGTAACATTTAACGTGGCACTTACAGCAGTAGTGGCAACACTTGTGCTATTAGATGTAGCATTAGAAATCGAAGTAGAAGCACCACCCATGTTATTTAAAGTCGGTGgtttactattattattcctTTCTACAACCAACTTGTTTAAATGTTGcaaagttttattaacaACAGAACTCTTAGTTGGTGCTAGTCCATTTCCTGTGTCGTTAGATAAGTTGACGCCACTTGCCTTGATCTCAAATGGAGTTAACCTTTTCCTTTGAGATTCCTCAAATTCGGCGGTTTCAAATCTTATTAACGCTGGAGGACCACGCTTCTCATTACTATTGTTTTCAATACAATTGATAGTCGTGGTACCATCGTTATCTAGATTTTGTCTTTTCCACGTAGCCTTTGGGGGTAATCTGTTGGTTATAGATAAATCGCATTTATCGGGTCTATTCTCGCCATCAGTAGTCAAAGTGTTCCCAAGGTTAGTAGCATCACTGTTTTTCATATTTCCCTTTATGATTTTGAATTCTTCATTGTACAACTTTTCTGAATCCATATATTTAGTGTCAatgatatataaattattacttGGATTAGGATTAGCTGTTTCGCTATATAACCTACGCAATATCAGGGcataattttcatttaacTTATCtcttttatatcttttcaaaatacGACGGGGTTGTAATTCATCATATCCTTCATCTCCAACAAAGGGGCATCTTCCCAATGAgccaaatttaatttttggatAGCCTACTGGTTTGTTAGTGTTATCATTTTTGGGCCATTCTATGGCAATAATGGGACTAAACTGTTGGTTTAGATCATAAATGTATAAATGAGGGACaaatgatttaaaataatgaatatCATCCCTTTTGCAAAATGGATCTCTATCAGTGGGGCCATAAagcttttcattttttaaataatgggacaaagatttatttttcattgagGAATCAGTATTATGATAATTATCTTGTGGAACATTGTAATTATGAATATCAACATCtaagtttttcaaaaaccGTTGAGCTTTATCAAAATTCCAAATTTTCATATAAGCATGATGAGccttatttaaaacatcaTTTTCAGGTAATTTGGAATAATCAGATATATTGCTTCTAGTGGTAATtacaatagtaatatgtGTATCAAAGAAGGATTTGATTTCAGCGCCTAATGAAATAAAGGCATTCCTTAACAAAATGTATGTTTCATTTATATCGCTGTTATTGGgactgttattattagtggta encodes:
- the DBF4 gene encoding protein serine/threonine kinase activating protein DBF4 (similar to Saccharomyces cerevisiae YDR052C | DBF4 | DumbBell Former), which encodes MIDKNSRKRVPLIETNANKVALPTMCATKINKTELLKVTPLIKNTGITVINKELPVSHSINNNKKQIVADVEEEKEGKNEKLTVIADQQPRQQEEEKDADVTELHVLKKLKHNNTTKIKATKFCKRSIDGALFQEHPKILPVLSNINALNTTLTNKRKFAIMKSKTNNITSSNAKKTSSINTTLKTNNQKLISDNISAKKLVKQPKKAVVSNSLDMKNWQQNWKQIMKKGTRIYFDIINDAVVANTTNNNSPNNSDINETYILLRNAFISLGAEIKSFFDTHITIVITTRSNISDYSKLPENDVLNKAHHAYMKIWNFDKAQRFLKNLDVDIHNYNVPQDNYHNTDSSMKNKSLSHYLKNEKLYGPTDRDPFCKRDDIHYFKSFVPHLYIYDLNQQFSPIIAIEWPKNDNTNKPVGYPKIKFGSLGRCPFVGDEGYDELQPRRILKRYKRDKLNENYALILRRLYSETANPNPSNNLYIIDTKYMDSEKLYNEEFKIIKGNMKNSDATNLGNTLTTDGENRPDKCDLSITNRLPPKATWKRQNLDNDGTTTINCIENNSNEKRGPPALIRFETAEFEESQRKRLTPFEIKASGVNLSNDTGNGLAPTKSSVVNKTLQHLNKLVVERNNNSKPPTLNNMGGASTSISNATSNSTSVATTAVSATLNVTNSGRTGGASSTINHNNTSKFNSTKINKIFTINDSSLKHGIKNNTSTVTKIRTPAQPQPQAIKDKKLGGGYCENCRVKYERLSEHIKTEKHQEFANNDLNFKAIDSLIEDLHVAIALESPTKINKLHY